The sequence below is a genomic window from Cyanobacteriota bacterium.
CCCAGGTAAGAGTAGACTTTCTGTTCCGCGTTATCCCGAATGGTACAAGTATTATAGAGCACTAAGTCTGCTTCCTCTGGTGTTTCTGACCACTGGAACCCCATGCCTTCCAAAATGCCTGCCATGCGCTCAGAGTCGGCTTTGTTCATCTGACAGCCGAAGGTTGTGATGTGGTAGCGGCGGGGAGTGGTCATAGGGGTGGATAGTGTAGAAATGAGAGTTGATGAAAGCAACCAACTTTCTACCATAGCGTGTTGAACAGGGAGTTTGCAATTAACCTGCTAAGTCTAGGCATAGTTGCCGGAAATGATCGCCCCGCTGCTCGAAGTTGTTGTACTGATCGAAGCTCGCACAGGCGGGGGATAGCAGAACAGTCGTCACTCCTAGTTGCGGGGCCAGCACAGCAGCACGACTCACAGCCTTATCCATAGTTTCGACAATTTCGTAATTGGTATAGCCTGTGTCAGCAAGACGCTGGGCAAAGGTAGGGGCTGCACTGCCAATCAACAGTACGCTGGCAGCGTAGGTGCGGATAGAGGTCAACCATCCACTATCGTCACCAGCTTTTGCTTCACCGCCTGCAATTAGAATAGTAGGGGATGCTATGGCCGATAGTCCTACTTGGGCAGCGTCGTAGTTGGTGGCCTTGCTGTCGTTGATGAAGTCGATGCCGCGCCATGTGCAGACGTGTTCTAAGCGGTGGGGAACACCAGGGAAGGTGGTGACTGCTTGGGCGATCGCCACTGGATCGATGTCGGCTAATCGGGCTGCAGCTATGGCCATCAGCAGGTTTTGACGATTATGGGATCCCTTCATGCGCAGGGCACTGGCTAAAACAATCCGCTGTCCAAAGGCGATAACCCAATCATCAGAGTCAATATACACACCTCGATCAACCGTGCACAGTAGACGGCTG
It includes:
- the murD gene encoding UDP-N-acetylmuramoyl-L-alanine--D-glutamate ligase, whose translation is KPAAAIPQIPELPGITLDLGNLFPPSYVESLQHDWAADDLIVVSPGVPWDIPGLVRARELGMMTIGEMELAWRHLSMVPWVGITGTNGKTTTTALTAAIFQAAGFCAPACGNIGYAACELALATIEKPVDWVIAELSSYQIEASASITPHIGIWTTFTPDHLNRHKTLENYYGIKARLLKNSQQQVFNGDDPYLYQVGKDQWPHAYWTSVQGTSRLLCTVDRGVYIDSDDWVIAFGQRIVLASALRMKGSHNRQNLLMAIAAARLADIDPVAIAQAVTTFPGVPHRLEHVCTWRGIDFINDSKATNYDAAQVGLSAIASPTILIAGGEAKAGDDSGWLTSIRTYAASVLLIGSAAPTFAQRLADTGYTNYEIVETMDKAVSRAAVLAPQLGVTTVLLSPACASFDQYNNFEQRGDHFRQLCLDLAG